AGACTGGTTACAGTTAATCATAACGGGAACTTCCTGCGTTTTCATATCACCAGTAATTTTCAGATGGTAAACATCACCGGATTTTATGCTGTTTATCCCAAAGGAAGCCAGCACTACTTTCAAAGGCTCAAAACCTTCAGCATGCACATCAATAGCCCTTTCTCCTGGTGACACATACACATTCCATCTACCCATTGCCGGATTAGTGATCTTACCCACAGCCCCGTTCCAGGGACGAAAATCCATATCTACTTCCAGATCAGTAATAAAAGAAACCAGAGCTGCCTGATTTTTATTAGCATCCAGTTTATCACCAGGCACTATCTCACCAGTAGCCAGTGTTGCCTTACCCACAATAGAAAGCTGATTTAATTCCTGACCTGCCAAAATACTAATTGAAAGCCCTATTAACAAAATAAAAACTAAATATTTACCACTTGTCATCTACCCCCCCAAAATACACATTCTCAAATTTGTTCGAATATTAAATCCAGACATTTTTCTGCAAGATAAAATTTATAAACCGCGAAATCCGCTAAAAGTACGCGAAAAAATGTAAGAAAATATAAATAGTTCGTTTTGTCTTGATGAGCCGTAAGCTTGCGAAGGCTATTCGTTGCTTATAATACTTCCATTACATTGAATTTTCAATTTTTCATTTTCAATTTTCAATTATACTCCCCGTAAATCCTGATCCTATTTTGAACTACGGGCAAGGCGGAAGCCAAGGTCGGTGCGGTTGAAGCCACGGCCATCCTTGTGGCGATGAGATGCAAGACAACCTTTAGCATCTTCGCTAAAGCTACCACCCCGACACACTGTGTCTTCACCCGAATTTGGTCCATGCGGGTTTGCCTGTGAATTACTATTATAATCGCCATACCTATCATTACACCACTCGCGAACATTGCCACTCATATCATAGATACCAAGCTCATTAGCCAGTTTATCACCAACTCTATGCGTTTTACCTCCCGAATTATCACTATACCACGCCACTCTGTCAATATCATTACTGCCGGCATATATATAGCCATTACTTTTATTACCTCCCCTTCTTGCATACTCCCATTCCGCTTCTGTAGGCAACCTGTAGCCATTGACATTAAAATCATATGTTACACTCCATCCTGAAACTGTATAGCAGCGTTCAAGACCTTCTTTATCACTCAGTTTATTGCAAAATTCCACTGCATTAAACCAGTTAATCTTCTCTACAGGAGCATCTTTACCTGATTCCTTAAATTTGGAAGGATTCTTCTCCATCAAAGCTTCATATT
The DNA window shown above is from Candidatus Stygibacter australis and carries:
- a CDS encoding formylglycine-generating enzyme family protein; the encoded protein is KGMVFVKGGSFQMGSNDGYSNQKPVHSVTLSDFYIGKYEVTQGEYEALMEKNPSKFKESGKDAPVEKINWFNAVEFCNKLSDKEGLERCYTVSGWSVTYDFNVNGYRLPTEAEWEYARRGGNKSNGYIYAGSNDIDRVAWYSDNSGGKTHRVGDKLANELGIYDMSGNVREWCNDRYGDYNSNSQANPHGPNSGEDTVCRGGSFSEDAKGCLASHRHKDGRGFNRTDLGFRLARSSK